Proteins from a genomic interval of Rubinisphaera italica:
- a CDS encoding prepilin peptidase, protein MDQIQPVVFLVAVIGYTVAATIWDQKYYKIPNKLTLPMFFAGWIYQGVFDQFSGLATGGLGFLVGFGVLFLLWMIGTAGGGDVKLFGALSVWMGFKWSLYILIVSTFIVVLVTICIVIGNVLMIGPKRMKKKMLATGKPTKAGEKRKAETVEEKQQRRIMAYALPIAFATWGLLIMAYTVSWPPLPWTLI, encoded by the coding sequence ATGGATCAGATACAACCTGTAGTTTTTTTAGTGGCGGTCATTGGTTACACCGTGGCGGCGACGATCTGGGATCAAAAATATTACAAGATTCCCAATAAGCTGACTCTGCCCATGTTTTTTGCGGGGTGGATTTATCAGGGCGTGTTCGATCAGTTTTCGGGACTGGCCACAGGCGGATTGGGATTTCTGGTCGGTTTTGGTGTGCTTTTCCTATTATGGATGATCGGCACAGCAGGCGGTGGAGATGTGAAACTGTTTGGAGCGTTGTCCGTCTGGATGGGTTTCAAATGGTCTTTATACATTCTGATTGTCAGTACGTTTATTGTTGTTCTTGTCACCATTTGCATTGTGATTGGAAATGTACTGATGATTGGGCCTAAGCGGATGAAAAAGAAAATGCTGGCGACGGGGAAACCGACAAAAGCTGGCGAGAAGCGAAAAGCAGAAACGGTTGAGGAAAAACAACAGCGTCGAATTATGGCCTATGCTTTACCTATCGCATTCGCCACATGGGGTTTGTTGATCATGGCCTACACAGTGAGCTGGCCACCACTCCCGTGGACTTTAATTTGA
- the cpaB gene encoding Flp pilus assembly protein CpaB, with protein MRVLTPALITLLMLGVIGLLVLFYIVKTFFWVGEAPEPVSTVRTVPMASADIPAGTYITSDHIVNGRLDESKMTRETILNKDAIIGRYAKKDIPQAQAIETNQLYAPDERPPLEMNPGMRALTIGLGNSTDLVDGLIKPDDYVDVHLSINDNQGDARYRGGFTMTMFKGVRVLAINRMTQRTDLSRGANTITFEVTPMQANIMLEAQKHGEIVVTYAPDGPGSGGVDVAEADRAYFEEILGLPEPPEKDKPFLTEIWRRGSRSVIGYGDEWDDNYDDNWNRATPWIETPGWAPPRNNNGGYGNGYQGRGGYNGYRGTQVSPPTPSNPETQQNPNTVNSQLRSNGRLNPSA; from the coding sequence GTGAGAGTACTAACACCAGCCTTAATTACGTTGCTGATGCTCGGCGTCATCGGCCTGCTTGTCTTGTTTTATATCGTTAAGACCTTTTTCTGGGTCGGCGAAGCACCAGAACCGGTCAGCACTGTGCGAACAGTGCCCATGGCCTCTGCAGATATTCCTGCAGGAACTTACATTACAAGCGATCACATTGTGAACGGTCGTCTGGACGAATCGAAAATGACTCGCGAAACAATCCTGAACAAGGACGCGATTATTGGTCGATACGCTAAGAAGGATATTCCGCAGGCTCAAGCAATTGAAACCAATCAATTGTACGCACCTGATGAACGGCCTCCATTAGAGATGAATCCAGGCATGCGAGCCCTGACGATTGGATTGGGCAACAGTACCGATCTGGTCGATGGCTTGATCAAACCAGATGACTACGTCGATGTGCATCTTTCCATCAACGATAACCAGGGCGATGCACGCTACCGTGGTGGATTCACGATGACGATGTTCAAGGGTGTCCGCGTATTGGCCATCAATCGAATGACTCAGCGAACCGACCTTTCTCGCGGTGCAAATACCATCACATTCGAAGTCACACCGATGCAGGCGAACATCATGCTCGAAGCACAGAAGCATGGTGAGATTGTCGTGACATATGCTCCCGACGGACCAGGTTCTGGAGGTGTCGATGTGGCGGAAGCCGATCGGGCTTACTTCGAAGAAATCCTGGGACTGCCAGAACCACCAGAAAAGGATAAACCTTTCCTGACAGAAATCTGGCGAAGAGGTTCTCGTTCGGTCATCGGTTATGGTGACGAGTGGGATGATAATTACGATGACAACTGGAACAGAGCAACTCCCTGGATTGAAACCCCGGGCTGGGCTCCACCGAGAAATAATAATGGCGGATATGGAAACGGATATCAGGGACGAGGCGGCTACAACGGCTACCGTGGAACTCAGGTTTCACCGCCGACGCCCAGCAATCCCGAAACGCAACAGAATCCTAATACGGTAAATTCTCAGTTGCGTTCCAACGGACGTCTGAACCCGTCTGCCTGA
- a CDS encoding TadE/TadG family type IV pilus assembly protein, translating to MISNRKRITRKGFSSMELALTLPILMLLLFGLFEFSMLFFARGTVVEASRVGARAATYPGTTEEFIQESVMQSLGPKMARNAVVKAEMGKYAGDPCVVVVKVPMGVASPDLLWPVGFSLSDQYLIAETVMQKE from the coding sequence ATGATATCAAATCGTAAGCGAATAACCCGAAAAGGCTTCAGCAGTATGGAACTGGCATTAACACTGCCAATTCTGATGCTGCTCCTGTTCGGTCTTTTCGAATTCTCGATGCTGTTTTTCGCAAGAGGAACTGTTGTTGAGGCCAGTCGGGTGGGAGCCCGGGCGGCGACTTATCCGGGAACGACGGAAGAATTTATTCAGGAGTCTGTGATGCAGTCGCTGGGGCCGAAAATGGCTCGGAATGCGGTTGTAAAAGCAGAAATGGGAAAATATGCCGGCGACCCGTGTGTGGTTGTCGTCAAAGTGCCAATGGGTGTGGCCTCGCCAGACCTGCTTTGGCCAGTAGGTTTCAGTTTGAGTGATCAATATTTGATTGCTGAAACGGTGATGCAAAAAGAATAA